The genomic interval CCCACTGTCTACACAAGCATTGAGTAGAGTTCCCCACATAGAGACGCTACAATTCCCTATTCCCTTATTATAGAGCGTCTCATTAAGTAATTCCCATGCCTTGTTTAATTCTCCAGCCCTACAAAGCAGATCAACCAGGCAGCTATAATGCTCTGGACCAGGATCCAACTTGAAATCATCAGTCATAGATTCAAAATACTTGACACCAACATGCACTTGGCCAGTGTGACCGCAAGCTGATATTACTGTCAGAAATGCTATTCCATCAGGTCTTATTCCTTCCTCCAACATTTCACTGAACAAATCAATTACTTCCTTATAATGTCCATTTTTACCATACACACCAAGCATTGAAGTCCATAACACAACGTCTCTATTCCTTTCTTTTCTGATCTCCATTCCAGCCAACTTGAAAACAAGCCAAGCCTTCTCTACCATTCCACACTTTCCATACATCTCAATCAATGCGCTCTGCAGAAACACATCACTCTCTATATCATGTATAGTATGGAGCAAATAGCTATGCAGTTGTCTACCAATTTCAACAGAAGATAATCCAGTGCACGCCCGTAAAGCCGCTGATAATGTAAATTGATCATACTTCAATTTCAACACAGGCATCATCCTAACTAGTTCAAGTACCTTAAACCATAATCCAGCCTCACCATAACCACTCATAAGTGCATTAACACAAACAGTATTCTTGTGAggaatttcatcaaacacctgaGCTGCATCTCCCACATTCAACAATTTAGAgtaaaaatcaatcaaagcacTACCCACAAACACACTAGAAGACCAACCTGATTTTCCAACATGGGCATGTATCTGCTTCCCAAAATGAAAGTCTTTGAGTTTCGACGAAGCGGTCAAAGTGCTACACAAAGCGTATGTATCTAAAGGAATAGCGTTGGTGTGCATAAAGGAAAAGGATGCGAGAGCAAGAAAGGGGAAACCTTTGTGACAAAAATGAGAAATGATGAGATTGAAGTGTAATGGGTTGGTGGAATTCATGCATTTGAAGAAAGTGTTGACTAATGTTTGAAGGTTGTTGTTGGGAAGGCATGAGGTGTAAGTAGCAATGAGTTGGGTGTGAATATCATGGAGAATGAAGAGAGTGCCTTGTGTGAGTAGGTGGCCATGGAGTTTCTTGATGGATGATAGATTATTAGTAACGTGACATTTGtgtaaaaattgaattatgttGGACATGTAACTCATCCCCACCAAACTAACGTGTAAGGTGAGGGACATTGACCACTTATAGCCACTCCTCACACCATATCACTGTCCAATGTGCGATTCTCAACATTTCTCAATTGGGTTGGGTTATAGATAGAAATAAAAGCACAAGAAGAAAGTCATCGGTGTAAAGGAAATTAGGCAGGTAATTGTTGAAGATTACGGTCTCAATTTTTatgcatatttaatttattttaaatagaagTAAACCTTAACCCTATTATTTAATGTGGTAGTTTTCTGATTAAGAATTACTGGCATGCATCCCTATAACTAAGTGATACATAATGTCCCTCCATATAGCAACGGGTGTGTGCTCGTGAATTGTATACGAGTTCATGTAGATTGaggaaaaataacatataattcaCATGATTTTGCAATATTCTCATTAATGACCTTTTCAATTTCAGAGGAAACAACAAAATGGAGAAAAGAAAATTGTGCTATACAAAAATTGTCTCAACTAGTCTATGTTAGGATCTATTGGAATTAGAATTATAGTTTGTTCAAGCTAGAAGCTGTCTCTAAGAACACATCTTCCTTGCAGGGAATTGTGAGGCCACCCATTGGATGACAATATCCGAATTCCTCTTCAGCTTGGCTCAGTAATTCTTGAAATGAAGGTTGGTTCTCTCCGACGTACACCGCCAGATAGCCTTTCGGGACTTCCACTTCCTTGCTTGATGCTTGACTTGAAGTAAATGATGATCGTCTAATACCAGGTAAGCGAAAACCCATTCTTGTTTTGTCTCTTAACACACTGAATGATAGAATAATCTCAAAGAAGTAGTAGAAGAAGAAAGAAGTTAATTTGAATTACGATGCTTTAGTGTAGGAATGAGTTGTGTTGCTTGTGAACCCAATGAATGGTATATATAGAATGGTGGAAACCATTCTCTACCGAATTGTGAATGAGTTATTTTTGATGGGGTGTAGTGGGAGACAGGGCTCATTAAAGATCACATGGCACTGTCTTGAAGACTTTAATGAGGACTTCACACATATTGTGTTTACATGCCCCACCTTTTGGAAAATAGGCTAAACCTGTGGTGATGGCCTGCTTCACCTTTCATctcttaaaatatcaaatacttTGTTCTTGTTTTCATAAGACAAGTGATATCTACCCGTACTTCAAATCCAATCAATAAACCATGAAATATACTTGGAAGCTGTTGCAACTTTGTATGGATAGAGTACTGACACATTGTTTTGGACTCCAATCTAACCATAAAACCTGAGTGATATATCAATCTTAGAGAATTGAAGGATCAGATTTTGTTGCACTGTCAACCATATATTGGCCCCTTAAACGAGCTAATTATTTgactaataataaacaattaaaagtaaaaacatCTTCTATAcgatgattatttatttatttattttatgcctTCCTNNNNNNNNNNNNNNNNNNNNNNNNNNNNNNNNNNNNNNNNNNNNNNNNNNNNNNNNNNNNNNNNNNNNNNNNNNNNNNNNNNNNNNNNNNNNNNNNNNNNNNNNNNNNNNNNNNNNNNNNNNNNNNNNNNNNNNNNNNNNNNNNNNNNNNNNNNNNNNNNNNNNNNNNNNNNNNNNNNNNNNNNNNNNNNNNNNNNNNNNNNNNNNNNNNNNNNNNNNNNNNNNNNNNNNNNNNNNNNNNNNNNNNNNNNNNNNAATTTGACCTTCATTTACGTATAAGGTACAACTAGTAACATATCCTTCATAATTATTACAAGTTTTAAAAGGTTTGTGTGTATGGAAGTTGATAATTGAATTTCATGGGAGTTGGAATGTTTAAATGAACTTTGTTATTGATAGGAGTATAAGGCATATAAGTTTGTGAGCTTAGACTATACATGACAGTTAAGAAACTATTTAGAGTTGGTTGAATGACTTATCAGGCCATTAAATATAGAATACTTGGTTTGTAAAAATACTCCGTCCAATatgtttcatattttcattctggCTACAATCCAAGCAGGATTAAGAAATTGTTGAATAAATGCAACCTGTAGATGGTTTTCAACACAACTCAAATTGGACTGAAATTGTTGATGGTTGTGGTGTCAGCTTAGCTGGGGTTACAGTTCTCATAGTAATGCCTTTGcataccaattttttttaaaattctttgaTCAATTATTGGTATATATTCCTTTTGccattttcatttcaatttgtGCAGTTAACTGTAGGATAACAAAGTTTATATAAGTTTATCCATTAGTAGGGGTCGTGGACGGTGGATGAACTTTTCATATTAACATCTGGATTTCACTTCTACTGACTTTGTGTGCCAATCAAGTTGAAAATCCTTATAGGTTAAAGATAGACTTTATTTgtatatatcattattattactattatttattgCAATGCTTGTGTTTATGCATGCAATGAAAGAATttgaaatgaaacaaaaaataatagatcAATTCACAAGAGTATGGTTTCATTGATGTTAGGTTCTCATTTCAGATTTCCACTTAATAGGAAACATCAAAATGGACGACAGAAATTTCTGCTATACAAAATTGTCTCAACTAGTCAATCTAAACAGATGAGGGAGAGAGAGGAAGAAAACTGAATTAGGTCTAAGgtatta from Cicer arietinum cultivar CDC Frontier isolate Library 1 chromosome 5, Cicar.CDCFrontier_v2.0, whole genome shotgun sequence carries:
- the LOC101504272 gene encoding putative pentatricopeptide repeat-containing protein At1g03510; translation: MSLTLHVSLVGMSYMSNIIQFLHKCHVTNNLSSIKKLHGHLLTQGTLFILHDIHTQLIATYTSCLPNNNLQTLVNTFFKCMNSTNPLHFNLIISHFCHKGFPFLALASFSFMHTNAIPLDTYALCSTLTASSKLKDFHFGKQIHAHVGKSGWSSSVFVGSALIDFYSKLLNVGDAAQVFDEIPHKNTVCVNALMSGYGEAGLWFKVLELVRMMPVLKLKYDQFTLSAALRACTGLSSVEIGRQLHSYLLHTIHDIESDVFLQSALIEMYGKCGMVEKAWLVFKLAGMEIRKERNRDVVLWTSMLGVYGKNGHYKEVIDLFSEMLEEGIRPDGIAFLTVISACGHTGQVHVGVKYFESMTDDFKLDPGPEHYSCLVDLLCRAGELNKAWELLNETLYNKGIGNCSVSMWGTLLNACVDSGNIELGKWAAQRALELDPQNAGICVMLSNLYARFGMWDEIGRLRVLIQERGLRKDVGCSWVQVTS